Proteins encoded together in one Hylaeus volcanicus isolate JK05 chromosome 3, UHH_iyHylVolc1.0_haploid, whole genome shotgun sequence window:
- the LOC128873481 gene encoding cuticle protein 7-like: MAFKFIATVLGLSALCAARVEAGHAHSFQHFHGPVIGEGKEVTWEDKHGHHHHDYVAHPHYEFSYGVEDHHTGDYHGQKEHRDGNEVVGEYTVKEPGGNIRTVKYHAGKDGFFAHVHNSNGNNHDGGHHG; encoded by the exons ATGGCTTTTAAA TTCATCGCAACGGTTTTGGGCCTGTCGGCTCTGTGCGCCGCGAGGGTCGAGGCTGGACACGCGCACTCTTTCCAACACTTTCACGGGCCTGTGATAGGCGAGGGCAAGGAGGTCACTTGGGAGGACAAGCACGGTCACCATCACCACGACTACGTGGCCCATCCGCACTACGAGTTCTCCTACGGGGTGGAGGATCATCACACCGGCGACTACCACGGTCAGAAGGAGCACAGGGATG GTAACGAAGTCGTCGGCGAGTACACAGTGAAAGAACCAGGCGGTAACATCCGAACCGTGAAGTATCACGCTGGAAAGGACGGATTTTTCGCTCACGTCCACAACAGCAACGGGAACAACCACGACGGAGGACACCACGGTTAA